The window TTGCACCTATATAAACGAACTATGCAAATCAGACTGCTTTGAAATAAATTGCAAACCTAGAAGATGAGGAATCTGGCCATGTATATTttgatcatcttcatcatcatcaatcaactGACCATACTGCATAATCTGATCATCTCCTGATTGCGCAGCAGCAGCCTGAAACCCCAAACACACAAAGATAAATCCACACAGAAACTAAATCAACAAGCATATGCATACAAGTGGAGAAACCAACAGACCACTAGCTCCTGCAGTAATGTCCGGAGCATGTTTTCAAGCATTTGGTTTTCATCTTGAGCcaactttgtttgtttctgcTCAGAGATCATATAAGATAAAAAGACAATGGAGTAAGATCAAGTAACACAGATTTAGCGATCTACAAATAGGAATTGAAAACTATGGTAGCTGGGGATTACAAAGAGCTTACCTGAGGTTGTATAAACTCTTGAACAGTCTTGAGGGCAAAGCTTTCAATTGGAGCTCGTTGCAATATAGCATCTCTAAATTCATCCTTGACGAAGAACCACAAAGCAGGTATAAAGATACAACCACAATTATAATCATATCTGTATTTCGAAATCTTTAAATATAGGAGTCAGTGCTATAGAATTAACAAGAAGAACCCAAAGTAAAACAAAGGCACAATCGTAGAATACCATTTGCAAAAAGGAACCACCTCCCGGAGAAACACGAAGATTATGTGGACTATGAGTCGCCCAGGGTTAGACACTGCGACCGTTACGAGTTGATCCAAAATTGAAGCGGAggccaaaagcttgatttaacaagggaaagagaaagaagagaacagtctcatttattttagggtttttttttttttttcttttttgttgtttacaaacacattttttttttttttttttgttgaagaattgtttacaaaaaattgtTCGTTCGagtctttttattatttttgttggttaatGGGCTTTTTGTCAATGTGTAGTTTTTTTGTAGATATTCACCAGTTGaactatattttttgttcagaaatgcaatataaaatttctttattatattaactatttatgtatataatatattttatatttttaatctactatagttttacatcaatacATTATATAGTGTATAATTTCCATTGTCTAGATGTagtggtttattatatacaaattaggatattcttattattcattaaatttaatttagtaaacaaatctattttttgtgattttttttttcatttacaatgtaGAGATAATGGACTTACataatatactttatttttctaattatatgagtatactgtaatttgactttgtaattttggttattttatcTCTGTATcatttaacacttttgtatttatagttgtgctAGTCAATTAAAATGGTGGAGTGTTTTTCttgtaaagtttgatttatatcatttgtttcttattagtatagatcaaaaatctatatattaatatattagctacTGAAAAACACTTCGGTGAAAAAGTAATcttttttaacaatttgtgtCAGTTCGGGTcctaaatgttttttaaaattaaagatattATCAACAGTTTAATCACTTGGCttttaaacaaatgaaaataagttattatcaacaattttttagagaatgaattaattaaatataaaatattcaatgtTAATGGGTGTCCGAtacttttggaaatttgaatAGGAGAAAATTTTCGTAAGTTATattccaaatttgatattatttaaaataaaaaataattaaaattaatgttaatgaCATGACTGTAAATAAGTTCCAACTCCataatttatttgctaaatatctttaaaaatgtatatatagataatgtaGTTTTAGGCccattatatttataaattaattatgaaactattaaacttatatttatactaataaaaatggGTTAATACTTAATAGTGGAAACAACTATACTGATCCCCAAACATTTATGGGGTGTGATTAAATTATACTCCACTTAAAATGTTTAAACGGTAATAGTATTTTACTTTAATCGTGAGTATAATCCCTTGTTGTAACCAATTAAACATCTTGAAACTTGAACTATATATGCGCatatttcaaacaaacaaaaataatacttgTTGGCTTGTGAGAGAGTCATATTTGAAATATAGAAATAGGAAAAATTATGAGAAAAGTTTGTCATAAACTTAAAATCGCGGTTTCAAAACCAGTTTTTtatcacaacaacaaatttaaaacatttactCTTATGACTATCTTTTCTATTTATCTAGACCATAAAAAGTtattcatttataaaataaaataaaaacattttagcCACTACACTACACTGCACATAAACTGTCTTGTTAATATAAAACATTTGTGTAAAACTTAGGTTATTgcttattaattttcatttttctctccaattaaaaaagaaactaaaaaaagcaAACGccattattgaaaaaaaaaaacactcacttCTCTCTTTTAACATATCTCTCTAGTTGTTCATCTTCCCAACCACAACAAACCAatttgctttgctttgttttgctctaGAGACTGATCACCGATTTATCGAACGAAAGAGCTACAAATACAAAATTACCAAACTCGTTGAATTTGAAGTTCCTCACGATCAGAGTATCGTTTACCTCACGATAAAACGCCAAGACTGCGCTAGCCTCTATCCATTTGGGCGCCTATATTCCCAAGGTTTTAGCGTCTTCCAACATTGGTTTCTTCTGTCTGTGTGTTGTGACATGGACGACCAGAATATACATCGCCTTTGGATTATATATGGAGCCAGTGAAAGTGTTTTTGAACGATGACATAGTCTACTCTTTTAGTGTGAGGACGAAGGCAAGTCAAGAATTCACGGAATTGCATAGAGGATATACAACGGTTTCCGAAGGGGAGGCTTGCGGCTGCACAGATTTGTTTTCGAAGTCATGGGGTAGAGTACTAATTAATTTCTTATGGACCCAAAATTAATAGGCCCATTAACGAAAATGTCGAAACATGTAAATGTTTTCTCtccaattaaaaaagaaactaaaaaaagtaaacgccattattgaaaaaaaaacactcacatctCTCTGTCTAACATCTCTCTAGCTATTCATCTCCCCAACCACAACAAACCAACTTGCTTTGCTTTGCTCTGTGACAAGAAGAGAGCATCCCTCCCCTCATCTCATCAATAAAGCAAATcccattttctgttttttctttttattttttgtcttaaattttcattttacttGTCATTGGTTCTGTctgaataaataatatttaacagacccaaaaaaaatagaaaaaaaacttgtagaagaatgaaagaaaaagcAATAACCCCCCAAACCAAGTTCTAAAGCCTCAAATTTGGAatattccttttcttcttcctttttttttttttttcttctttaatttgccatttccttatttgatctTATGTGAGAAGAAGacctctgtttctgtttttttcctttcttcttcttctctcttcctcgtAACAGTAAAAGCTTCATCAAAAAGCTCGAAAgtgtcttcctttttttttgtcaatctggATTTACCAATCTGAttcttacgtttttttttttaatttgttttatcttttaaacaTATTTGAGAATCCTATAAACTTTGTATTTGGTTCTTCTTCACGATTCCGATGATGAATCGAATTCATCTTTTAGATCTGGTTCTGTAAATTACCAATTcgatttgctctgttttgtgatttcttttattagaagtaaccaaaaacttgaaaaggtTCGTCGCCGGCGGTAATGGATTTGGATGATTTCCGATCGGTTATGGATAACGCAGGTGTTGATGTTTGGACATTTATAGATACGGCGATTCTCGTTGCGTCCCTTGACTACGGTCAAGAGTTGAAGCGACGGAGAGATAACATCGTCGAGCGTCTCTACGCGACTTCCATGGCCAATAAGTGTAGAAACTGCGATTTCGGTGGCGGCGGAAGCGTTGCAGAAGCGGCGGTTGGTAGGGTTAATGGGAGGATTCATGAGGagacggaggaggaagaagaagaagaagaagaaggagaagcagtagcagtagcagcagcagcagaggaagaagaagtaagagAGAAATCTGTTAATggtgaagacgatgatgatttcGATCCGTTTGCTGGTTTGTTTGATGATGAGCAGAAGAGTATTCTTGATATCAAGGAGAGACTTGAAGATCCTGATCTGGTTTGCTAATAATGTTCTTTCACCTTTGGATCTTGATTTTGGAAATCTGAAgactgaatttgtttttgtttgtggtttggTTTCAGTCTGAAGATTCTTTGGTTGAGTTGCTTCAGAACCTGGAAGACATGGACATAACATTCCAAGCTCTTCAGGTAGTACTAATAGCTTGAATCTAAACACGATGAGGACACTCTTTGATTGATTCTTCAATTTGTTTTgatagttttttgaaattttaaatggTCACGTTAGGAAACTGATATTGGGAGGCATGTGAATCGAGTTCGGAAGCATCCATCGAACAATGTTCGGAGATTAGCTAAACAGCTTGTCAAGTTAAGATCAGAATTCAGAAGACAGAAACTTTACTGCTCACTCTTATTCAACCTATCTTGATTTCTAAATTCAACTCTTTACTTCTTGTCTCTGCAGAAAATGGAAGGAAACAGTTGACGAATGGGTCAAATTTAACCAGCCTGGTGATCTTGAACCTCCGAGTTTGATAGGTAAagagataatataataaactctGAATCTCTCAGAACAAGCATCATTCTTATCAATCTCAGAACAATCAAATCTGTTCATTGTAGCCGATGAGGACTCACCCGTGCAGAAAGCTCTCCATAACAGTAATCGCCAACAGGTAAAGTCCGAGACGCTTCTAGACTTTTGTTTTAGTCATTGAGCTTCATCAATTGTTATCGTTTTCTTTTGTGGCAGGTACCTGATTTCGGATATTCACCGGTTCCTCAGAGTAAGTTATTAAAACAATGACTATAAGATTTTGATCATTTCACCATTTGTAATCCGTAACGCTTATTCCTTTTCCTGTTTTCGACAGATGGATCTTCGGGTTCAAGCAGGAACAGTAACATTACCGAGCCAGAGAGAAAACCAAGACCTGTTGCTGCTGCTCCTCCACCTAGGAGAGAATCTCCTTCTCCAGCTAAACCTTCTCGCCCATCTCCTTCTCAACAGAACATGCAGGTACATTGccaaacaagatcctaatatcaAATGTTAGAAAGACTCTTATACTATGTCAGGTGtgatcaatttggtttttggttatTGCAGAGGGACAAAGAGCATAAAGAAGTTGATTTCGACACAGCACGGAAAAGGCTACAACAAAACTACAGACACGCCGAGaatggttttttaaaacttccttctgttttagtttcaaacatttttaaCTTGATTGGATCGTTTCCTGAATGGTGTGTATGATTTTGAATGCAGCTAAAAAGCAAAGGACTATACAGGTGATGGACATTCATGAGATCCCAAAACCTAAGAAAGGTGGATTTTTTCCAAGAAAAGGCGGCAGTTCTCAAGGTGGTGGTAGACACTGGTAGattgaaaaaaatgatgagagagggagagagagagagagagagttaagtgaaacgaggaagaagattcaaaaaagcaaaaaagacaGAGAACAAAAGCTCTGTTTTTGAGACACACAAGAAGACAGtgaattctaaaaaaaaatgtttcaagaATTTGGAATTGAGTTGGTGGGTACActtgttttctattttgttgttactacgataatttttttctttcttttctgatAAAGAACataattttcttggatttttattaataatagattcgaaaaaaaaatcaatttgtattttttgtttttttagacaATGATGTGCATAAAATCTAGCTTTTTAAATAGACTGATTTTCTTATAGCAactgattcttttgtttaatgCCAATTTTATTAAAAGATTTGACCTTTTTAATGTTTCTTCTCTTGCAGATTCACGGTTTGCAGGAAGGTTTTTTAATATATCAGTTACAGTCAATGTATATTCAATTTCTAATTAACGGGTCAGTCTTGTAAAGTGATTTTTAGGTTTACGATAGAGTACCCATAAATCAAAAGATAAGTGTTTAGTTTACTACGTCGAACTTTATCTTTCAGATTCAAGAAAgcagatgaaaacaaaaaatgagcaATTAAATCTTTTTGACTTTGGTattactaattagtaattactatAGCCTAGAGACCCGTAATGGCAttggttgatgatgaagaagacacatttttaattatctttttgacCGAATCATTGTGGATACGCATGAGCTGTATGTGTTTTAATCatctttattaatatttttgaagtatattttgatttatgctctttaagttttatttattaaatttttttttacaacattaacccctaaaacaatttcataaataacattgtagaaaaactcaaatactaaCATTTCTTacattgaccaacatttgttacatttattgccataaaatcttaacaacatcgatacattctgatttttccaaaactaactttagccattaaagttttactcaataaatctcaaaaactatttttatggatgctagaatctcttaaatttaaatgatatacaacagattttccataacaaaagtttacaatatccataattatattaacattaataaatttcctaaaccaaaaatccattataaaatgtcacatcaaatatgttgaaaacccccatataatttggtttattttttattttttgaggaattaccaaaaaaaataaaattctattaattatcataaactatatatattgacatggaaaaattataaactataaaaatatgctaatttggtaaaaaaattaacataattaaacttgataaaaaaaacttattttgattattttttttacgcaaaaacttattttgattttggtgagacgggttgccattaatcccatatagggagttaagtggaattgttctttttaaaaacatttttagatGTGTatcaggagataaatgtattactataCTATACATATAcaacacgggttaaaaccttgtaaacaccacaaaaatcatatactttgaatatttatatcaaatacctgtaaaattttatatttttaaaattaataaaacaacaataaaataacaaataaatacaatataaattttaaatttttaaaattaaaaatattgtcctacgatgtaccgcgggttaaatcttagttgtattaaaatatgtatacatagGCTTTTAATGCTACTTAATATTGGTATATTTCAAGGGAACAAGACAAGATTGCTCTTAAAATAATAgatcaaattttttgttttctttatccaAATTTGAAGTACTTTTTTATTGTTGTGTATTTTTAATTGAGTGTGTGTGTCCATTGAGAAGACTCAAGTGACAAAGATAATCCACCAAGCAACTCCACATCACATGTACGCCACCACAGTTTcattaattacttttgttttactacttatctatactaataaaaagtaggagctataagctcttAAGACCGTCcatataggattttaaacaaccaatagaaatttgacatatcacttattaacattttatacaattttcaagattttctatattaagagttattttaaacaacatcatgatttgacatgtcattcattaacattttttaaatttacagaattttttagaaaaaaaaaaattttaaatttatggaaatcaaagaactaagcacaatatctCACATTGGCTAGAAATtatttagacaatggttcagaaccagtataaataagattaatatgcttccaacaacgaatgagcaggaaagcttgatttatcatgcatccaagttcaaaagttttatttggtttgatatggttttttatttgatcaaattaaaattttaaacagtttcaaaaaaatattataatatttaaaaaatttaaaagtttaaatattataaatattgaaacttttaaaagttcttagcttttatttttttttaaatattataagttttaaattttaaaagtttaaatattataaatattgaaaaattttaaaaggttcaaattttatatttagaaagcttttaaaagtttaaaatattgtaaatattgatgcaaaacataaattatcttatttatttacatttgtgctttttatttcttatgagctgtaaaacatatttttgtgtatgattttagagatgagttgatattctttcattgattttttatttttgagtctAAGGAaaaaggattgacatcgcaagaccttaatttgttatttgagtcaaattttgaggtttaaagaagaaagatggacgacaaacacacatgctttattagctatacataggcatgaccagagTTACGattgtcacggttaaggtttaaTAAcaatcggttatggttagaaatttttataaccttaaccagaaccgtttaacaaatGGTTAAatggttacgtttaaatacggttacggttcaagcggttactgttatatacgaTTACAGTTagttgataatatgatacggttgatattatttgatgatataatataattgatattatttatttataattaatatgttcttatagtgtactcatatttctatatatcatatgattcatattaaataaat is drawn from Camelina sativa cultivar DH55 chromosome 8, Cs, whole genome shotgun sequence and contains these coding sequences:
- the LOC104708130 gene encoding probable mediator of RNA polymerase II transcription subunit 26c, which translates into the protein MDLDDFRSVMDNAGVDVWTFIDTAILVASLDYGQELKRRRDNIVERLYATSMANKCRNCDFGGGGSVAEAAVGRVNGRIHEETEEEEEEEEEGEAVAVAAAAEEEEVREKSVNGEDDDDFDPFAGLFDDEQKSILDIKERLEDPDLSEDSLVELLQNLEDMDITFQALQETDIGRHVNRVRKHPSNNVRRLAKQLVKKWKETVDEWVKFNQPGDLEPPSLIADEDSPVQKALHNSNRQQVPDFGYSPVPQNGSSGSSRNSNITEPERKPRPVAAAPPPRRESPSPAKPSRPSPSQQNMQRDKEHKEVDFDTARKRLQQNYRHAENAKKQRTIQVMDIHEIPKPKKGGFFPRKGGSSQGGGRHW